Proteins from a single region of Bogoriella caseilytica:
- a CDS encoding phosphoribosyl-ATP diphosphatase has translation MKSFEELFSELQHKAATRPEGSGTVAQLDSGVHTIGKKIVEEAAEVWMACEYESEAEAAEEISQLLYHLQVMMVAKGLSLDDVYRHL, from the coding sequence GTGAAGTCCTTCGAGGAACTGTTCTCCGAGCTGCAGCACAAGGCCGCCACCCGACCAGAGGGCTCCGGCACCGTGGCCCAGCTCGACTCCGGCGTGCATACCATCGGCAAGAAGATCGTGGAAGAGGCCGCCGAGGTCTGGATGGCCTGCGAGTACGAGTCCGAGGCCGAGGCGGCCGAGGAGATCTCCCAGCTGCTCTACCACCTGCAGGTCATGATGGTGGCCAAGGGCCTGAGCCTGGACGATGTCTACCGACATCTGTGA